A section of the Rummeliibacillus pycnus genome encodes:
- a CDS encoding cobyrinate a,c-diamide synthase: protein MSSNRLVIAGTGSGVGKTTFTIGLMAALQQKGYLVQGFKCGPDYIDPTFHTAVTGRPSRNLDSWMFEEGTVIDILERNSRDVDISIIEGVMGFYDGKSPLEDRGSTAEISILTKSPVLLIVNCSSIARSSAAIVKGFQLLNENVNIVGVIANQVGSEGHYKIVKAAIEKECSIPVVGYLKKEKNIYMPSRHLGLIPAIERGELQPFFQQLGEVISETVDLEKIYQLSASSELSSIHPSIFEKKADQQVKIAVAKDAAFNFYYQENLELLQANGVAIEYFAPLNGEVVPPDADGLYIGGGFPEEFADELSQQTAVKESIHHAISKGIPTLAECGGFMYLTESIFTTDGKRYEMVGAIPGTIEMQTNLVALGYREIFGVKGNFLIGEGQEAKGHEFHYSTYSQPEKSNYAYETKSRFKKQGEGYMHDNLIAGYTHFHFASNPQLVVQWIEQCKKYQKKAVHTNG from the coding sequence ATGTCATCAAATAGATTGGTGATTGCTGGAACAGGTAGTGGTGTCGGCAAAACAACCTTTACAATTGGACTAATGGCTGCACTACAACAAAAAGGTTACCTAGTACAAGGATTTAAATGTGGACCAGATTATATTGATCCTACCTTCCATACGGCAGTAACTGGCAGACCTTCCCGAAATTTAGATAGTTGGATGTTTGAAGAAGGAACGGTTATAGATATCTTGGAGAGAAACAGCAGAGATGTAGATATTTCAATTATTGAAGGGGTAATGGGGTTCTATGATGGAAAATCTCCATTAGAAGATCGAGGTTCTACTGCTGAAATTAGCATATTAACGAAAAGTCCTGTATTACTTATTGTAAATTGTAGCAGTATTGCACGTAGTTCAGCAGCCATTGTTAAAGGTTTCCAATTATTAAATGAAAACGTCAATATAGTAGGTGTCATTGCCAATCAAGTAGGAAGTGAAGGGCATTATAAAATTGTAAAAGCTGCTATTGAGAAAGAATGTAGTATACCAGTAGTTGGTTACTTAAAAAAAGAAAAAAATATTTATATGCCAAGTCGACATTTGGGATTAATTCCTGCGATTGAACGCGGTGAATTACAACCATTCTTTCAACAATTAGGCGAAGTAATTAGTGAAACTGTTGATCTAGAAAAAATTTATCAGTTATCCGCTTCTAGTGAACTTTCATCGATTCACCCAAGTATATTCGAGAAAAAAGCAGATCAACAAGTGAAAATTGCAGTGGCGAAAGACGCAGCATTTAATTTTTACTATCAAGAAAATCTGGAATTACTTCAAGCTAATGGGGTAGCAATCGAGTATTTTGCACCTTTAAATGGCGAAGTAGTACCTCCTGATGCAGATGGATTGTATATTGGTGGCGGTTTTCCAGAAGAATTTGCGGACGAACTATCACAACAAACTGCAGTGAAAGAATCTATTCATCATGCAATTTCTAAAGGTATTCCAACATTAGCTGAATGTGGCGGTTTTATGTACCTAACGGAGTCTATTTTCACTACTGATGGAAAACGCTATGAAATGGTAGGAGCTATACCAGGAACTATTGAGATGCAAACTAATCTAGTTGCATTAGGATACCGGGAAATTTTCGGAGTAAAAGGTAACTTTTTAATTGGAGAAGGTCAAGAAGCAAAAGGGCATGAATTCCACTATTCAACTTACTCACAACCAGAAAAAAGCAATTATGCCTATGAAACGAAGAGCCGTTTTAAGAAGCAAGGGGAAGGTTATATGCATGACAATTTAATTGCTGGGTATACACACTTTCATTTTGCATCTAACCCACAGCTAGTTGTTCAATGGATTGAACAATGTAAAAAATATCAGAAGAAAGCTGTGCATACAAATGGCTAA
- a CDS encoding cobalt-precorrin 5A hydrolase yields the protein MIDLQEGVLPEIDQQNPYAIVAITKHGVQLARKLHSSFIHSDVYYMSKFKQGDEEVKHIQLFTGSVRMLLPALFKKYKGIILIISLGAVVRMIAPILKDKKTDPAVVVIDDRGENVISVLSGHLGGANQLTQEVALALDARAIITTASDVQKTIPVDLFGSRFGWQWDSAEKLTPVSASVVNEEHVAIVQESGEKNWWHLDSPMPENLKIYPSIQDAINAQPNAALVITHRNLTKDEEQILENGVLYRPKNVVIGMGCNRGTSAKEIEQVVQDTLNELQISIKSVRALCTIDLKKDEVGFLEVVSKYGWEFVYYKPEELNAQKIEAPSDTVFKYIGVYGVSEPAVRLYTGAENLELVKKKSGNTTISVALIENV from the coding sequence ATGATCGATTTACAAGAAGGAGTCCTACCTGAAATTGACCAGCAAAATCCATATGCAATTGTTGCCATTACAAAGCATGGCGTACAACTAGCACGTAAACTACATAGTTCCTTTATTCATTCAGATGTGTATTATATGAGTAAATTTAAACAAGGAGATGAAGAAGTAAAGCACATTCAATTATTTACAGGTAGTGTGCGGATGCTTCTTCCAGCTCTTTTTAAAAAATATAAGGGGATCATTTTAATTATCTCTCTTGGTGCAGTTGTTCGGATGATCGCACCAATTCTTAAAGATAAGAAAACAGATCCAGCTGTTGTGGTGATCGACGATCGTGGAGAAAATGTCATAAGTGTACTTTCTGGTCATCTAGGGGGAGCGAACCAACTTACACAGGAAGTAGCACTTGCTTTAGACGCTCGAGCTATCATTACTACTGCTTCTGATGTGCAAAAAACAATTCCTGTGGATCTATTTGGATCACGGTTTGGTTGGCAATGGGATTCTGCTGAGAAACTAACACCCGTAAGTGCTTCCGTTGTAAATGAAGAACATGTTGCAATTGTTCAAGAGTCTGGAGAAAAAAATTGGTGGCATTTAGATAGCCCAATGCCCGAAAATTTAAAAATCTATCCGAGCATTCAAGATGCCATCAACGCACAGCCAAACGCCGCTCTTGTTATTACACATCGAAATTTAACAAAAGATGAGGAACAAATTCTTGAAAATGGTGTACTTTACCGTCCTAAAAATGTTGTAATTGGTATGGGATGTAATCGTGGAACTTCCGCAAAAGAAATTGAACAAGTTGTACAAGATACACTAAATGAACTTCAAATTTCGATAAAGAGTGTTAGAGCTCTCTGCACAATTGATTTGAAAAAAGATGAAGTAGGTTTTTTAGAAGTTGTTTCAAAATATGGCTGGGAGTTTGTCTATTATAAACCAGAGGAATTAAATGCACAGAAAATCGAAGCACCTTCAGATACTGTATTTAAATATATAGGTGTATACGGAGTAAGTGAACCTGCCGTAAGACTTTACACTGGTGCAGAAAACCTAGAGCTAGTGAAGAAAAAATCAGGCAATACAACAATATCTGTTGCATTAATAGAAAATGTTTAG
- the cobM gene encoding precorrin-4 C(11)-methyltransferase — MKKIYIVGAGPGDPDLITVKGLHILQTADVVMYTDSLVNEELIAKAKPDAEVLKTAGMHLEEMVEIIIDRVEAGKSVARIHTGDPAMYGAIMEQMALLKKADIEAEIIPGVSSVFASAAAVGAELTIPDLTQTLILTRAEGRTPVPEYEKLRDLASHHCTIALFLSATLTKKIVKELQAAGWTDDTPVAVVQRASWPDQKIVRTTLVNLDEDMRKNGIRKHAMILAGWALDPAIHNNDAYRSKLYDATFTHGFRKGVKPQ, encoded by the coding sequence ATGAAGAAAATTTATATCGTTGGTGCAGGACCTGGAGACCCAGATTTAATCACAGTGAAAGGATTACATATTTTACAAACTGCTGACGTTGTGATGTATACAGATTCGTTAGTAAATGAAGAATTAATTGCCAAAGCAAAGCCTGATGCAGAAGTTCTAAAAACAGCAGGTATGCACTTAGAAGAAATGGTAGAAATTATTATTGATCGTGTTGAGGCAGGAAAATCTGTTGCACGTATTCATACTGGAGATCCAGCCATGTACGGCGCAATCATGGAACAAATGGCCCTATTAAAAAAGGCAGATATCGAAGCGGAAATTATTCCAGGAGTTAGCTCAGTATTTGCTTCTGCTGCTGCAGTCGGTGCTGAATTAACCATTCCGGATTTAACGCAAACATTAATTCTTACGCGTGCAGAAGGACGTACACCTGTACCAGAATACGAAAAATTACGCGATTTAGCGAGCCATCATTGTACAATTGCCCTATTTTTAAGTGCTACTCTAACGAAGAAAATTGTGAAAGAGTTACAAGCTGCTGGTTGGACAGATGATACACCTGTAGCTGTAGTCCAAAGAGCATCCTGGCCCGATCAGAAAATCGTTCGAACAACGTTAGTAAATTTAGATGAAGATATGCGTAAAAATGGTATACGCAAACATGCAATGATATTAGCGGGATGGGCGCTAGACCCAGCTATTCATAACAATGATGCGTATCGTTCAAAATTATATGATGCTACATTTACACATGGTTTTAGAAAAGGCGTGAAACCACAATGA
- the cobI gene encoding precorrin-2 C(20)-methyltransferase — translation MTNIGTLYGLGVGPGDPELITVKAFRVIQETPVIAYPRKRKGSKSYAQRIVDVYIKPGEKEMLGLVFPMTKDQAILDAEWRKTVDIVYDKLQEGKDVAFVTEGDPLLYSTFIHMMKLMQELHPHVEVRTVPGISSFNGSASRLGIALADGDDHVAIIPARDDYEEMRKAIEDHDAVVFIKVAKVIDLMIEVLRDLHLLDKASVVTKVTSDEEVIWSMDELDGAELEYLTLMVVRK, via the coding sequence ATGACTAATATCGGTACATTATATGGCCTTGGTGTAGGTCCTGGAGATCCAGAGTTAATCACAGTAAAGGCTTTTCGCGTTATTCAAGAAACACCTGTAATTGCCTATCCTCGAAAAAGAAAAGGAAGTAAAAGCTACGCACAACGAATTGTTGATGTTTATATCAAGCCTGGCGAAAAAGAAATGCTCGGTTTAGTTTTCCCAATGACAAAAGATCAAGCTATTTTAGATGCTGAGTGGCGTAAAACAGTCGATATTGTTTATGACAAATTGCAAGAGGGAAAAGATGTAGCCTTTGTAACAGAAGGAGATCCTCTTTTATACAGTACTTTTATTCATATGATGAAATTAATGCAAGAACTTCATCCACATGTTGAAGTAAGAACTGTTCCAGGAATTTCAAGCTTTAATGGTTCTGCTTCTAGATTAGGTATTGCGTTAGCAGATGGTGATGACCATGTTGCCATCATACCAGCACGTGATGACTATGAGGAAATGCGTAAAGCAATTGAAGATCATGATGCAGTTGTATTTATAAAAGTTGCAAAAGTGATAGATTTAATGATTGAAGTATTAAGAGATTTGCATCTACTAGACAAAGCTTCTGTCGTTACTAAGGTTACTTCTGATGAAGAAGTAATTTGGTCAATGGATGAATTAGATGGAGCAGAACTAGAATATTTAACATTAATGGTGGTGCGTAAATAA
- the cbiE gene encoding precorrin-6y C5,15-methyltransferase (decarboxylating) subunit CbiE, protein MELTQSIKLIGIGDSGLASLLPQYAKWIEESEVLIGGERLLEFFPYYKGEKIAVKSGLKNLVDIIQKETRNVVILASGDPLFYGLGGYLSKKLEIEVYPHVSSIQLAFSKIGESWQDAYITSVHGRSMKGLIQKIDGYDKIALLTDADNNPSAIADYLIQFGMTEYRAFVAENLQGEQEKTGWYSLEEMRKGIFSPLNVVILKRTAPSPNWTLGIADDEFAQRRPDKGLITKKEIRVLSLQALNLEKDSIVWDIGTCTGSMAIEAAKIAREGQVFAIEKNEGDLANCIENQHKFRTDITAIHGKAPEGLERFPNPDAIFIGGTGGNMKDLLQICCDRLKEDGRIVLNAATIENLYKALECFKELKFNTSILHAQLAHNKPILGMNRFTPLNPIYIITATRKGENDD, encoded by the coding sequence ATGGAATTGACACAATCGATTAAATTAATCGGTATTGGAGATAGTGGACTAGCAAGTTTATTACCTCAATATGCAAAATGGATCGAAGAAAGTGAAGTGCTTATTGGTGGCGAAAGATTGCTAGAGTTCTTTCCTTATTATAAAGGTGAGAAAATAGCGGTAAAAAGCGGTTTAAAAAATCTTGTCGATATTATACAAAAGGAAACCAGAAATGTTGTCATTTTAGCTTCGGGAGATCCTTTGTTCTACGGACTTGGTGGTTATTTGTCAAAAAAACTAGAAATTGAAGTATATCCTCATGTAAGTTCAATTCAATTAGCATTTTCTAAGATTGGAGAGAGCTGGCAAGATGCCTATATCACAAGTGTACATGGTCGATCCATGAAAGGGCTAATTCAGAAAATTGATGGCTATGACAAAATTGCATTATTAACAGATGCAGACAATAACCCTAGTGCAATCGCTGACTATTTAATCCAGTTTGGTATGACGGAGTATAGAGCTTTTGTTGCTGAAAATTTACAAGGTGAGCAGGAAAAAACAGGATGGTATTCATTAGAAGAAATGAGAAAAGGAATTTTTTCACCTTTAAATGTAGTCATTTTAAAACGTACTGCACCTTCACCAAATTGGACACTAGGTATTGCAGATGATGAATTTGCTCAGCGGCGTCCTGATAAAGGATTAATCACTAAAAAAGAAATTCGGGTACTTAGCCTTCAAGCATTAAATTTGGAGAAAGATAGTATTGTTTGGGATATCGGAACATGCACAGGTTCTATGGCAATTGAAGCTGCAAAAATTGCACGGGAAGGACAAGTATTTGCAATCGAAAAAAATGAAGGTGACCTTGCAAACTGTATTGAAAATCAACATAAATTCCGTACAGATATTACTGCCATCCATGGTAAAGCACCCGAAGGATTAGAACGATTTCCAAATCCAGATGCTATTTTCATCGGTGGGACTGGCGGTAATATGAAAGATTTACTGCAAATTTGTTGTGATCGATTAAAAGAAGATGGACGAATTGTTTTAAATGCTGCTACCATTGAAAATTTATATAAGGCTCTTGAATGTTTTAAAGAATTGAAATTTAACACAAGTATTCTGCATGCACAATTAGCTCATAATAAACCCATTTTAGGAATGAACCGTTTTACACCACTCAATCCAATTTATATTATTACTGCCACAAGAAAGGGAGAAAACGATGACTAA
- a CDS encoding cobalt-precorrin-5B (C(1))-methyltransferase codes for MEKKNKKDPSQMRHGYTTGACATAVTKAALIALITGEAQETATIHLPIGRDVTFTIENNSINETTVSCSTIKDGGDDPDATHGALIVSTVSWQEDPGICLDGGIGVGRVTKPGLPVAVGEAAINPVPRKMLYSTVEETLSEFKITRGVKVIISVPDGEEIAKNTLNGRLGIIGGISILGTRGTVVPFSSSAYMASIVEAISVAHATGNDHVVLTTGGRSEKYAMQQYEGLPEEAFIEMGDFVGFSLKHCKRLGIKRVSLVGMMGKFSKVAQGVMMVHSKSAPINFEFLAQLAKDVDAPDDIVQQVSQANTASHVGDIMTGNSRFFNHLCEACCTSSLNHVKGGLVMDTAIYSMKGELLGRADGIDTID; via the coding sequence ATGGAAAAAAAGAATAAAAAAGACCCATCGCAAATGCGTCATGGCTATACTACAGGCGCTTGTGCGACAGCCGTTACAAAAGCGGCTTTAATAGCCCTCATTACTGGTGAAGCACAAGAAACAGCTACGATTCATTTACCAATTGGGCGAGATGTAACATTTACCATTGAAAATAATTCTATTAATGAAACAACAGTGAGCTGCTCAACCATAAAAGACGGTGGAGATGATCCAGATGCTACACATGGTGCATTGATTGTTTCGACTGTTAGTTGGCAGGAGGATCCTGGAATTTGTTTGGACGGTGGAATTGGTGTAGGTCGTGTGACAAAACCAGGTCTTCCCGTAGCAGTTGGTGAAGCAGCGATTAACCCCGTTCCTCGTAAAATGCTCTATTCAACAGTAGAAGAAACATTATCTGAGTTTAAAATAACCCGAGGTGTTAAAGTGATTATCTCAGTACCCGATGGAGAGGAAATTGCAAAGAATACACTCAATGGTAGGCTGGGCATTATCGGAGGCATTTCAATATTAGGAACAAGAGGAACCGTTGTACCATTTTCAAGTTCAGCCTACATGGCGAGTATTGTAGAAGCAATTAGCGTTGCACATGCGACTGGCAATGATCATGTAGTCTTGACTACAGGTGGAAGAAGTGAGAAATACGCCATGCAACAATATGAAGGATTACCTGAGGAAGCCTTTATCGAAATGGGCGACTTTGTAGGGTTCTCTTTAAAACATTGTAAAAGATTAGGCATCAAAAGAGTTTCGCTTGTTGGAATGATGGGGAAGTTTTCAAAAGTTGCACAAGGTGTGATGATGGTCCATTCCAAGAGTGCTCCCATTAACTTTGAATTTTTAGCACAATTAGCAAAAGATGTTGATGCACCCGATGATATTGTACAACAAGTATCACAAGCAAACACAGCCTCGCATGTGGGTGACATTATGACTGGAAACTCACGATTTTTTAATCATTTATGTGAAGCTTGCTGTACGTCTTCATTAAACCATGTGAAAGGCGGACTTGTAATGGATACTGCCATCTATTCGATGAAGGGTGAATTATTAGGAAGGGCTGATGGAATTGACACAATCGATTAA
- a CDS encoding precorrin-8X methylmutase: protein MDFKTDFKPLTVDPDKIYEHSFATIAEEYGPHDFTEDEWKVIRRIIHASADFDLGRSVIIHPDAISAGIKAIRAGKPVIADVQMIQVGTGHKRFQKYGGDVHCYISDPDVSKAAKEAGATRAIMSMQKATHLHEGGIYAIGNAPTALLELIRLIKEGEAKPDLIIGMPVGFVSAAESKEELAKVTEVPFITNVGRKGGSTVTVAALNAISILADHA, encoded by the coding sequence ATGGATTTTAAAACAGATTTTAAACCACTAACAGTTGACCCAGATAAAATTTATGAACATAGCTTTGCAACAATTGCAGAAGAATACGGTCCACATGATTTTACAGAAGATGAGTGGAAAGTAATTCGTCGTATTATTCATGCTTCAGCTGATTTTGATTTAGGAAGAAGTGTAATCATTCATCCAGATGCTATTTCAGCTGGGATAAAAGCCATCCGTGCTGGAAAACCAGTAATTGCAGATGTTCAAATGATTCAAGTGGGTACAGGACATAAGCGTTTCCAAAAATACGGCGGTGATGTGCACTGTTATATTTCAGATCCTGACGTTTCAAAAGCAGCAAAAGAAGCAGGAGCTACTCGAGCTATTATGTCTATGCAAAAAGCAACTCATTTACATGAGGGAGGCATATATGCAATTGGTAACGCACCTACTGCACTTCTAGAACTTATTCGATTAATTAAAGAAGGCGAAGCAAAACCTGATTTAATCATTGGTATGCCTGTGGGCTTCGTTTCAGCTGCTGAGTCAAAAGAAGAATTGGCAAAAGTTACCGAGGTACCGTTTATCACAAACGTTGGTCGAAAAGGTGGTAGTACCGTAACAGTAGCAGCTTTAAATGCCATTTCTATCTTAGCAGACCACGCTTAA
- the cobK gene encoding precorrin-6A reductase, whose product MIFMLAGTSDARELAIQIKKSGWEVVATVVTESASKSLNEAGIQTKIGRLTSAQMIDFINKNQFQAIVDASHPFAEEASKNALTAAEASGIPYIRYERISQTFNHPLITLVQNYEEAATLAAKKRGVIMLTTGSKTLGIFAKHLVGLEKTRIIARMLPRLDNMEKCQALGIEQKDIIAMQGPFSKELNIALIQQYDVTLMITKESGKVGSVDEKLEAALECEIETIMIARPKIQYDNMHSSFEGVLEDLASKLMN is encoded by the coding sequence ATGATTTTCATGTTAGCTGGGACAAGTGATGCCAGAGAATTAGCCATTCAGATTAAAAAAAGCGGTTGGGAAGTAGTTGCAACCGTTGTTACTGAATCTGCATCCAAAAGCTTAAATGAAGCGGGGATTCAGACAAAAATTGGTCGATTAACTTCAGCGCAAATGATCGATTTTATCAACAAAAATCAATTTCAAGCAATCGTCGATGCTAGTCATCCGTTTGCTGAAGAAGCTTCAAAAAATGCACTTACTGCTGCAGAAGCGTCAGGTATTCCATATATTCGCTATGAAAGAATAAGTCAAACTTTCAATCATCCACTCATAACGTTGGTTCAAAACTACGAGGAAGCAGCAACACTAGCAGCAAAAAAACGTGGCGTTATCATGTTAACAACAGGTAGTAAAACATTAGGGATTTTCGCAAAGCATTTAGTAGGTTTAGAAAAAACGCGAATAATTGCTCGAATGCTACCAAGACTCGATAATATGGAAAAATGCCAAGCATTAGGTATCGAACAAAAAGACATTATTGCCATGCAAGGACCATTTTCAAAAGAACTAAACATTGCACTGATTCAACAATACGATGTCACATTAATGATTACAAAAGAAAGTGGAAAAGTAGGATCAGTTGATGAAAAATTAGAGGCAGCCTTAGAGTGCGAAATTGAAACAATTATGATTGCAAGACCCAAAATACAATATGACAATATGCATTCAAGTTTTGAAGGCGTTTTAGAAGATTTAGCTTCAAAACTGATGAACTAG
- a CDS encoding sirohydrochlorin chelatase gives MKAILFVGHGSRLAEGNEEVINFVEQIKPTLNQNLLVESCFLEFATPDIAQGIDNCVAKGATEIHVVPIILLQAGHSKIHIPAAIDEGKRKYPNINIVYARPLGVHEGIFEILKERLIETEFVIEEKNDDTAILLIGRGGSDVDANSDFYKISRMLWEQLDVLTVECAFMGVTYPTVDEGMERCVKLGAKKIIMLPYFLFTGILMERMQEMRERFASNDTNVEVKLATYFGYHPTLKTVLKDRIEESLKGEVKMNCDTCEYRLNAAAFVEHHHHHEHDHEHGHHHDHDHHDHHHENLVGVDK, from the coding sequence ATGAAAGCCATTTTATTTGTAGGACATGGGAGTAGATTAGCAGAAGGAAACGAGGAAGTTATCAATTTTGTTGAACAGATTAAACCTACATTAAATCAAAATCTACTAGTTGAAAGTTGTTTCTTAGAATTTGCTACACCAGACATTGCTCAAGGAATTGATAATTGTGTGGCAAAAGGTGCAACTGAAATTCATGTTGTTCCCATCATTTTATTACAAGCAGGTCATTCAAAAATACATATTCCTGCAGCTATTGATGAAGGAAAACGAAAATATCCAAATATCAACATCGTTTATGCTAGACCTCTTGGAGTCCATGAAGGTATTTTTGAAATCTTGAAAGAACGACTCATCGAAACAGAGTTTGTTATTGAAGAAAAAAATGATGATACTGCAATATTGTTAATCGGTCGAGGTGGTAGTGACGTAGATGCAAACAGTGACTTCTACAAAATCTCTCGAATGCTTTGGGAACAATTAGATGTGTTAACGGTTGAATGTGCATTTATGGGTGTAACTTATCCTACAGTGGATGAAGGTATGGAACGTTGTGTCAAACTAGGTGCAAAAAAAATCATCATGCTTCCTTACTTCTTGTTTACAGGTATTTTGATGGAAAGAATGCAAGAGATGCGTGAGAGATTTGCTTCTAACGATACAAATGTAGAAGTAAAATTAGCAACCTACTTTGGTTACCATCCAACGCTTAAAACTGTCCTAAAAGATCGGATTGAAGAATCTTTGAAAGGTGAAGTGAAGATGAATTGCGATACATGTGAATATCGTTTAAACGCCGCTGCATTTGTAGAGCACCATCATCATCATGAACACGATCATGAGCATGGGCATCATCACGATCATGATCACCATGATCATCACCATGAAAATTTAGTTGGTGTTGACAAATGA
- the cobJ gene encoding precorrin-3B C(17)-methyltransferase: MTHQGKLYVVGFGPGDFKHITTRAVEALQDSDFIIGYKTYVELIQDLITNETSVISTGMTEEVSRAQEAVRQAESGKKVAVISSGDAGVYGMAGLVYEVLIEKGWTEANGVPVEIIPGISAINSCGSLLGAPIMHDSCTISLSDHLTPWNLIAKRLEAAAMADFVIALYNPRSGRRTRQIVEAQRILLEYRSPDTPVGLVKSAYRERQHIIMTNLSEMLDHDIGMLTTVIIGNSSTFLYDDKMITPRGYQRKYTLNTEKQALKPHQRLREEAEPWAMDQNTGVQRVHSSVAVLDSIPNVQKIEAIHQEPTKVSSYDMALEALKRVSGEQPKTTQYVQQDFEEIFELAVSPGVANKKFTPEQMMTLAMVVGEKGTMEYTPNHQIVLKIPTTNPDTITTKLQGVGFLLSPVGDVLTLKACDFCDGEKTGGIPYAEEIQEKLGGMQLPKELQIGFNGCGMACYKAVTDDIGIIYRKGKFDLFLGAKPVGRTAHPGQAVAEGIEPDKIVEVITNIIQEYKENAHPNERLFKYFKRVKQIRGFVYKDIAPKINIEPAPCGD, translated from the coding sequence ATGACTCATCAAGGAAAACTATATGTCGTTGGTTTTGGTCCTGGGGATTTTAAACATATTACGACAAGAGCCGTGGAAGCGCTTCAAGACAGTGACTTTATCATCGGTTATAAGACATATGTAGAGTTGATTCAAGATTTAATCACAAATGAAACATCAGTAATCAGCACTGGAATGACAGAGGAAGTATCGAGAGCTCAGGAAGCTGTTCGACAAGCAGAATCCGGAAAAAAAGTTGCCGTTATTTCCAGTGGAGATGCTGGTGTATATGGAATGGCGGGATTAGTATATGAGGTCCTAATCGAAAAAGGTTGGACTGAGGCAAACGGTGTTCCTGTTGAAATTATACCCGGTATTTCAGCTATTAACTCATGTGGATCATTACTTGGAGCACCCATTATGCATGATTCTTGCACAATTAGTTTAAGTGATCATCTTACACCTTGGAATTTAATCGCTAAAAGATTGGAAGCTGCAGCAATGGCTGATTTTGTTATTGCACTCTATAATCCACGCAGTGGAAGAAGAACGCGCCAAATTGTAGAGGCACAGCGTATCCTTCTTGAATATAGATCTCCTGATACACCGGTTGGTCTTGTAAAAAGTGCATATCGTGAACGCCAACATATAATTATGACAAATCTTAGTGAAATGTTGGATCATGATATAGGTATGTTAACGACAGTGATTATCGGAAATTCTTCAACTTTTCTTTATGATGATAAAATGATAACGCCTCGTGGTTATCAACGAAAATATACATTAAATACTGAAAAACAAGCCTTAAAACCACATCAACGTTTGAGGGAAGAAGCTGAACCTTGGGCAATGGATCAAAATACGGGTGTTCAGAGAGTACATTCTTCTGTAGCTGTACTAGATAGTATTCCGAATGTTCAAAAGATTGAAGCGATTCATCAAGAACCAACTAAAGTAAGTTCATATGATATGGCATTGGAAGCATTAAAACGTGTTTCAGGTGAACAACCAAAAACTACACAGTACGTACAACAAGATTTTGAAGAAATTTTTGAATTAGCAGTAAGTCCGGGAGTAGCAAATAAGAAGTTTACCCCTGAACAAATGATGACGTTAGCAATGGTTGTGGGTGAAAAAGGTACGATGGAATATACGCCTAATCATCAAATCGTATTGAAAATTCCTACTACAAATCCAGATACCATTACAACAAAATTACAGGGTGTTGGTTTTTTACTATCACCAGTTGGAGACGTACTAACTTTAAAAGCTTGTGATTTCTGTGACGGTGAAAAAACGGGTGGTATTCCATATGCAGAAGAAATTCAAGAAAAATTAGGTGGCATGCAATTACCGAAAGAGTTACAAATTGGTTTTAATGGCTGTGGCATGGCTTGTTATAAAGCTGTAACCGATGATATTGGCATTATATACCGAAAAGGAAAATTTGATTTATTCTTAGGAGCTAAGCCAGTTGGAAGAACTGCTCACCCTGGACAAGCTGTAGCAGAAGGTATTGAACCAGATAAAATTGTAGAAGTTATTACAAATATTATTCAGGAATATAAAGAAAACGCACATCCAAATGAACGACTATTTAAATATTTTAAAAGAGTCAAACAAATTCGAGGGTTTGTCTACAAAGATATCGCACCAAAGATTAACATTGAACCAGCACCTTGTGGTGATTAA
- a CDS encoding (2Fe-2S) ferredoxin domain-containing protein, producing MTTWNLSGMKSHLFICNGSSCMRKGAENITLAIRDEIAELGMDEQIHTTRTRCNGRCKDACIVIAYPQGSWYKASSAEIGREIVRDCIEQQNIQHTIYRTINGNMMLNSEVASTTGIDKNK from the coding sequence ATGACCACTTGGAATTTATCTGGGATGAAAAGTCATTTATTCATTTGTAATGGTAGTTCATGTATGCGTAAAGGAGCAGAAAATATTACACTAGCAATTCGTGATGAAATAGCAGAACTCGGTATGGATGAACAGATTCATACAACAAGAACGCGTTGCAACGGACGTTGTAAAGATGCCTGTATAGTAATAGCTTATCCACAAGGAAGTTGGTACAAAGCATCTTCGGCGGAAATTGGTCGCGAAATAGTTCGCGATTGTATTGAACAGCAAAATATCCAACATACAATCTACCGAACAATAAATGGAAATATGATGTTAAATTCAGAAGTCGCATCCACTACCGGAATTGATAAGAACAAGTAA